The Sparus aurata chromosome 15, fSpaAur1.1, whole genome shotgun sequence genomic interval AGATAAACAGGGTGGTGAAAAGCAGAATAAACTGTAGATTTGTGGTGTGCCAGCACTGAAAATAGCAGTGATTGCATCAATATTTTGATTCAGCAGAAGCCCATCAGCACCTAGGCATTCCACAGTGGCCATTGCTGCACTTTTATTATCAGTATATTGCTAATGTTTGACACCAAATGCTTTACTATAAACCCATTTCTGGTGCTTGACTTGACAAATTCATTCACATGCTGAAATCATATGCAGCTGACGACTGACAAACAGCAGTTAAACTAATGCCTTTTGACCACAAATAGCACAGGGGTTTCCTGGCAGATGCTAAAAGAGGTGTTACAGTCATGTAAAAGGCCGCAAAGTAAAGATAGGTCATTAGTGGTTTATTGTAAATCCGAATCATAAATACACGTTTTGAAATGGCATTTCCATCCGTTAAGTGAGCAGAGTAATAACATGCCTGCCTCACTCAGTCACACTGGCTGTATGTATTTTTATCCGCCAAGCATGCTCGAGATGATGAATGTCTGGCATAACGAACTTGCGTTAAATGTAAAATCCTGATTTTGCAATGGTGAACTCATTgttgaagaaaagaaattgaAGCTTGATCCCTGTTTGTGGAGGCGCCTATTAGAGATGCCCTGACTCATGCAGTAACAGAGCTTTACTTTGAGCAGAGTGAGTGACCCACACTGAGGTTAACCACACCTACGGCCGTGGTTTCACCCTAAGCGGCTCAAAACCTCCCTCCTAccacaaatcaaacaaacaaacagagaccaaacaaacactgagctgGATTCTTCCACTGTTAATTGGTTTGTCTCAGACTTGGCTACTGTATTGTTCACATCTTGTGTCTCTCCCACATCTCTCCCTCATTACTCAAATGCAGGCAATGGAAGGATGGAGAAGAACATCAGGGACAACTGGTCCTCATCCTCTCCTCATTCATTTTCACTGACCTCAGTCTATCCTCCTTCACATAATGATCTCCCTTGTTGTATGAAGTGACGCCATGGGAATATATGACCACTATACATCTGattttccttctctcttctcttacTATAAGTCACCTCTTTCAGTTttcaacacacatacacacacactctctttctgATTTTATTCACCTCAACTTCTTCTGCCTCCATCCTTCTTGGCCGGGCAATGTGCAAATCTCATATAGTTAACTGTTCTCTTATCTAGCTCACTCTCGTAATTGTAGTCTCCTTGCAAATATTCTCCATTCTAAATGCAGATGAGACTGGTCTAGAGGTGGATCCACAGCCTCCTGCCGATGAAGAAGGTGAGCTTTTTCCATCAGACTgtgattaaaaaatatttgatgCCACATCTGTGTTTACTGAGACACTAatacacattaacattaacacacactgactcaaaAGCATAGCTTCAGaatatacacaaaaaataagATGAACAAGATTTGATGTAAATATAAAGGAGAAGTATGAAGACTATTTCAGGATGAgttgtgtttttgctcttttcttttcttacagtTCATGTGAGAGTGAATTTTATTGTATAGCACCTTCATTACAGGACATTAGCCAATGCTAAAGCAGTATAGACTCTACTATAGTAGAGTCCTCAAGTTAGCAAGTTTACTGTAAAGAAATTAGTAAACATGTGGTTATGAAATGTTTGTCCCCCCCTCTGGCACTGAGAGTAATTGCACAATCACTGTTGATGTGCCTATGGCGCCATAGACTACCATACTCTGATTTGCTGTAGTCTGCTTCATCGCTACAATTGCTCCACCTTTCACATTTGGCAAACCAGTCTTTGCTGGTTGACATAAAAGTCCATCGCTCTACCAGTGCGCCAGTGTGGGAAAGCCACCAAAATTCTAGATTAAGAAAAATTCCTGCATGAACGTGCATGGACGTtcatatatatgtaaaaatcAGGTTTAGGTTATCCACCATTAGCTATCATACCAGATCAAGTAAACTAGcaacaaagtgcaacacagttttcatttcagcaatgttgtgcttttattgtgtaAGAATTTAACTTCTACAGAAGAAGAATGTGtttcttattttcaaaatacatttattcaagtacaattttgaggctACTCCTTTTTATGTTAATTTATACTTCTACACTACTAAATGATCTAAAAGCTCAATTTACTGGTTactttatatttaattaaaatataattgaTAGATGAAAATACACAACACCATATAAAGTATCTAATCACAGCTCCAGTTCaaccagctgcaacattaaaatgcGAGTTGAGTTTTTCTGCATCaatagagtgctgcagggatggcGTACATGGCCCTTGTTCCCTTGACACAAAGcctatgggttttttttctattggATTTTGCCTCTAAAGACAGACTAATGAATCTCCCTGTTCTGTTTTATGACGTTTAATGTTCCCCACAACCTCTTCAGTCTCATTTAGACAGCTGTCAAGCAAATGCACTTTATAAGACACATACACATCTTGCAATTCAACGTGGGGtatttactgacatattttatgtcatagaccaaaatgtgtaaatgtcttAAGCCTTTtgtaaccacagaccttatttaaAGCATTTAGCCAAAAAGCAATTCAGAAATCCAAATAATTGATGTTGTGATGTTGCTACGATCACTTCCTCTTAACTccaaaaagcagagaaaacaactTCCTACGTCTCTACTTCAAAAAAGATAATCCATCATTGTTAATGGGAAGCAGACATTCACATTTTGCAATGTAGCATTTGAGCACATTTTATCAGCCTTTTATACAACGACGGaagttttatgtttgttttatgatTTCACTTGAATGTGATCATTTGATAAGACAGGAGGAGCTCCATCATAGTTTACCTAcctctcttttttcctgctttatttCTGGTCTCAGCTGTCATATGCAATTTACTTTCCGCCTCCACTCCAGCAGTTTGAGATACGATAACCTTGATGTGCATTTTACAGTCTGTGATTTTTGGAACCACCAGGTTTGGCTCACAGGATATAGGAGTGTGTTTTCGATTGAGGCTAATAAAGCTGTCTCGCTGATTTCTTTCAGATATCATTTCCCAGTACCCCACTCTGTGGACAGAGCAGGTTCGCAGCCGACAGAACAATAGAACCAGGGCACCATGTGAGTTTCAAAGACCACTTTTTCTTTAATGAGGGCGATCGGGTGTTTGCAAACCTCAACTGAGAGCACGCTCAGTGTTTTTTCCTACTTGTCTGAGCAATCATGGTTTGAGGTTGTTCCTGTCTTTTAAGGACAGATGGTGGGTTGTGAAACCAATACATCTTGGTGTTGGAGTGCGTCAGGCTTTGAGGATCTGCCTCTATGTGGTTCTTTGCACTGTAGCATATGTGTAATTATCAGCACATGGCACAAACACAGGATCTCCTATTCTGGCTGCTCTGCTTTGCTTTCCTCTTTACACACATGTGTGTTTATCTTATTGTACAGATCAGTTGGCTCTTTGCTCTTTGGGGAAATATGATGCTTTTTGCATGAAACAATGAGGCCTGCAGAGAGatgagtgcatgtgtgcatctgtgtgtgaatCCCATTATCATAATTTACAACCAATAAAAAAAGCCAGAGAAATGCGGCATTGATGGTTTTGATTACCATGTGCTCTTTGGGGTatggggtgaaaaaaaaaacaccctcccCAACAAAGAGAGTGCATACGGAGGAACTGGAGCGAAGAGAGTCGGTTGAGAAAGCGGGGAGGCATGTCATTTGGTCTCTTTTGTGTGGGTAAAAATCtctaatgaaaataaacaaagaaaagggaTATCCATAATCCCGCAGTAGCTTCCGAGCCTTGAGGCAAGCagcggagagagggagagattggcGATGAAAGCCATCATGGCCAGAAGAGCTCTACTTTCATCCCTGAGTTTAATGTTGAGTCAGAGAAGGAGGTTTCTGCCCAGAATAAAAAGTCTGATTAGATCCTGCTGAGGCTCTGCACAACCCTATCTTTCTCCCATCGAGGCTGCTGCATTCTCTGTACGTATGGATAAAAGAACAGATCACGAAGCATCGCATTTTTCCCTGGGAATTTTGAATATGTAAACATATATATCCCTGGTACTTTACAGTACCCTGCAGTAGTATGTCagcatgtgtgggtgtgtgaagGCGAGGGCCCGGCTGACCACTGTTTCTGCTTTTGTCTTGTCTGCTTCTCTCGCTgtcacacacatccacagaggGCAGTTCAGTGTCCAAATATTTACTTTACTCGGGGCATAGGGAGCTGTACTTAGTCATTAGCCTGTTAATGTCCGTAAACAGTGCCACAGGGGGCTGATATAGCAGTCTACACACTGTCTCCGGGCACTCATCCTCCACCCCTTTGTCTTCTCCAGCGCTACaacctcgtcctcctcctcctcctcctcagcaatGCTAAGTGTAATGACACAGCAGTGCATGCATTTGGATTTTATATCAAACTTAATTTGAAAGTACCATATGTTTTATAAACCAAAATGTGTTGGTCTGGTCTGTAAGGGAGTAACTCTTATTCTTAACTTTAAACAAACCACCTTCCCCctgacgagtgtgtgtgtgtgtgtgtgtgtctggagtgTGTATTTGCCAGGTCACAGCCTAGACCACCTAAGTGAATGCTGTTTTACCAGGcggtgtctgtttgtgtgttagcAGTCCACTGATGCCTCTGCTGATTCCTGTGTAACCTCTGACCCCTCTTTCCAGCCTCATCATGTGACCAGGAGCAACAATCTGCCCAGGAAGAGGCAAAGCAGCACAAGAACGACGCTGTATTCGTGCCAGATTGTGCCCAAGGAGGACTGTACAAGCCGGTCCAATGCCACCCATCCACTGGCTACTGCTGGTGTGTGCTGGTGGACACTGGGCGGCCCATACCTGGAACCTCCACCAGGTGGGACAGATAGGgttgggtattgttaagaaccccacgattcaattcgatttcgattcttgaggtcgcaattcgattcaatatcgactcgattcaatattgacttaaatgcttcgatatcgattcagtaataagtagtaataaacaaatcattcattagagtacctgttgatcattttttaattaaaataagtcatcttaaattataaatctgtcctctgggaagttctagttcgaattgaaattgaaatgtaaacaaaggtactcgatgtgtttagttataaaatagtgaaaccatagttaagctgagaaagtgccattgtttctgggactgcatggtacatttttgtctgacataaacatagaaatGACCGCAGTCCCTCCGCCCTCTGGCTAGACACAAgggggtaaacgttgacactgacccccctctctccccagaggagagtgctactcATGGGCGCatggtgcagcggccagggttAGACTGGCTGCGCTAGGAGTTTACTGTCTCCGAAAGAGtggtgcgtcagacatcggctgtttccgcggcgcatcaccctccgaccctcgagcgAGGTCACGGGCGAGACgctttcagctgctggaggcggggaccgagaggtgGTCGCTTGCCTGAATCAATTCAGAGGATTTTAAGAAttgatattgaattgggaaaaaatatattgcaatgcattgatgaatcgatattttgaCCCATCCCTAGGGACAGACTTCAACGTGACCGAACTCATGTGTTATATGGGAATTTTGGGGCTCATCGATGGTACCTTTACCCTAATTTACAAATATTCTTGGAATTTATTGTTTGATTGTCCattattattaatgtgttttaaactAGTGCACAAAGCCAAACGAGTGACTGCTACTATCATTTGCTGCTCATGCTGGTCGTCTTCCAGTCTGATCGCTGCGTTACCCGATTGGCTGCAGCGtgacattgtgttgtgtttctctaAAGTTACAGTGTGTTCCATTGACCTCTGAAGTCAGAAATTAGAGCTGAGAATGACACCATACTGGAGTTGACTGCCTTTCAGTACAAGAAGATGGAAAATCAGTTCTAGTCAGGTTAGCCAAGTTGATATCAAAGAGTAAAGGGGTGTTTTGCGCAGATAAAACTTGAAAAGCGACATGTCCACAGATAGAAGTTGGACAGTATGGTGTGTAAGACTGATTTAATGGGACACAATTAAGACAAAAGTGCTAATAAACAGTATATTCTACAGTCTTTACAACTAGAACTAGAACAGCTGTTTTGGAATTTGAGGTTGGGGTTGGTACGGTGTGTCCGACTTTCTGAGTCGGAAATCCGACCTGAAAGGGCCGACTGGCAACTCGGAAATTCTGACTTTGCAGTTCAGTAGAATACAATATTAGACTTAGACTATGATGTCCTCTGAGACAGAGTTTTTCTCAACTTTTAGACACAGAcgactgtgtttttgttttggtttttgcatTCCCGGCGGTCCGCATCTCCGCAGCCTAAACACACTACTCTCACACAAATGAATGGGAGGACTGGCGTTTTCGCCTCAATGCCTGATTCTGTGTGAATACAGCCTTCCACAGCAAGGGAGGCTGTCCAACTGGATGATCCGGCTACATGCCTTTTGGTGCCAAATATCTTCACTTCACTAAAATGTCTGAGAACAACACagatcatgatttttttctaaGAAGAAGAGGAATATTGTCTATTTAGAAGAAATGATTAGAAATAAAGCATCCgtcaaaaaaaaacttctgtatctgtgactgcacatacagtaaatctgacataagcaggcagacagacatcTCCATTGCAGATGAGACCGAGTAACTCAGTGGTCTAGTGAGCgtcaggtcagaggtcagtcaGCCTGGCAGAGTGGGGCACTAGTGCACTCTTATTGAGCAGCAAGGCTGGGTATCAGATTAACAAGACTTCAGGCAGAGTGCCAGACAGCACATTAGCACACATATGGAAGCGTGGATTTtaccccttctctctcctcgtCCCAGGCCAGCTTTTGGCCCAGTCGCACAGCAGCAATCGGGGCTCCGCCGGCTCTCCAAGGGAGACCGTGAAAGCTTCCTTGTGTCCCACGctccctgtctgcctctctccctctatctctctctttctcaccctCGCTCCCCCTTTCTGTCCTCATACCAGCCCCAAATCCCTCCCTTCTTTTTGGATATGTTTCACAGGCTCTGGTTTGCCACAAAACAATTATTCGAATCCCTGAGATTTAACTGTACGAGGGTAATTGGAAAACATGGAACTCCTTTCTGATTTTACATTGAGGATAGTTTTACTGATATAAACAACCCCTTTCACCAATTTAACTTTGAATGAATCAACATTTTCACCTATGTTGTATTCTCTGTGATAGGTATGAACAGCCAAAGTGTGATGGCAATGCCAGGGCCCACCCAACTAAACCAAAGGACCATTATAGAAGCAGACATCTCCAAGGTAGGTCTCCAAAGACCGAAAGTTCTTCAGCAGTCGGCCTCCAACTGCTGCAGCGTTTCTAAGGTTGTGATAACAGAGctagtgtgtgtttatgtgtgtgtgtttgttgacatcatTAGCATTGTTGGTCAAGGAAATGCTTGATAAAGAGTTGAAGATTGCCAGATACTGGTCAATAAGCAaggagacagagatggatggGGGGTGGAATTAATCTTCGACTGACATGGGAGATGGAGGATACTGTTATGAtagcacagaggagaaacagcAGGCAGGAGAGGGGGAGATAATGGATGATAGGATGCCAGAGACAGGTAGTGATAGAGGGACTGCCAACTGACAGCAGAGATAAGAGGCTGTTGGGGGTGGTGGTCTTGGGGGGGCTTAGATACAGGTGagtctgtgttggctgtgttAGGCGGATCTTTGCTTGTCAGGATTTGACACTTCATCACTGCAGATTTTAAATGCTTATGTATGTGAGTGTTGAACCAAAGGCAGATGATCACACTGATCATGTGACAACTTATTTTGAGGcaaattatgacaaatattGTTGCAAAGAGAGTGCTTGATCAGGTTTATCAGGCTGTTTTCACTTGGTTGGTTTGCATAGAGTAAAAACAGcttaaacaaaatatatttcattCAACTGACAACAGAGGATATTGAGATAGTTCAATGGGTAAACAAAACATCAGACTTTTACACAGCAGACCACAGTTCACTTCCTACCAACAGTCAATGGTGTCTCTTAAGCATAGCTGCTTAACCTAACCCTAACTGAGTATTTATTTAAACTTCAACCACGATCTttccccaaccccaaccccaaccatAAAGCTAACCAAACCATAACCATTGTGGTATTCGATCAAAAGACGGTTTTGGGGAGGAAGTGACCAGGCATGTTGTCCAGCCAACAACGGATGTCGcataagaaaatgtttgttgCATGTGTCATTTTTGAGACACATGCGACAAAAAGAAACCTGGTTATTTTTTCACTAGGAGATATATTGATTTTGTTATATGAAGCTAGGTATTAAAATGTTTCCAACCACATCTTGTTTTACAGCCTTCATTCCACCTGTAGATCTTATAACTGAGGAACCCACATGGCATTGCAAACATGAACCATTCAATCAATTTTGAACAGGTCTAACTTTGTTATCAGGATAGGGGTCCCCAGTATAAAGgggaaaagtttatttttattataaatccATCTATTTCTAACAAAATTACAGGATGTATGATTAATATTTTGGTGATGGTTTCATACACTTTCTATATTTACACATCTTAAAGCAAAAGGTACTGGGACTAAACAGTATATTATAGGTCTCCTAAGTGGTCTAATTTGTATCAGTTTATTTTGatgtgaaaatgaaagtaaTGGTTAAAACCTTTTCATGATGTGTATGTCTCGAGTTTGCTGAGCTGCTTCCAGTCGCAAAGGAAAATTagtatgctcattttcaggtttgaAGTTTTATGTTGGGTTTCTTATAGAACAAGTGTATAGTAAATGCTCTAATGCTCAAAAAGCACATCAGTTTTCtgatactgtccagtgctgcagctccttctgtctgaaacgctctgttttagctcctgtctctttatgCCCACCTTCCCAAATaccaagtctgctctgattggtcagctcacacatgccttaGCCAgtactgctaacaacaacagagcagctgtgctgagTTGGCatgaattatgcaaatgtaGTTTGTGacatagaaatgtagtttgATGTCACAAAttcacggaattaaaggcggatctactgacgaggtgtttctggagcagtgtttctgtgggagagaggagcttctgttggtgtggactttgacctttttaactttaaaggtattttacatgcacaagatataaaacactgaaggaaagcaAAACAATGATAATGCAAAACTGGTCTCCTTTAACTTCAACTACATCTATTCTACTCATCATTGTTGTGCTTGGTTAGTTATACACAGTGTTTAAAGTGCACTCAGCTCAACTAGATGACACATATCTTTTTTACTAGTCCACATctttagaaccagtgacagccAAAGCAGAGTTATACCTTTCAGGTGCTTCATACAACCAAATCACTGAACAGTTCTTGGCAAATTaactgttattttgtgttttttttaggtggTTTGGTAAACATGTTAATAATCCGGCAGTATATGAACAGAGCTGCCACTGTTCCCATCCCATCCACAACTGTTTATGTAACAGTGCTGGACCAAAGCTGTGCTCTCTGCTCGCAGGTGCTGCATTTAGCAGGAGAGCAGGACTCTGTCTCTGCTCCGGCATCCAGCACTCTTGTACAGTGTTTAAAACACTGaggacagacagtcacagacaAATGCTCCTTACACCAACAAATGTTACACATCTTTGTCTTCCAGTGGCGACGATGGTGTATATTATTGCTTAGGTACTGAGCAGGATTAAATGGGGTGTGTAACTGTCAGCAGAAAGCGTGAGGTGGTGATGGGGTGGAAAATAGCCACAACTATCCCATGAGAAAGACCTCAAGCCCAACCAAACACCTCCTAAACACGTAGTGGTCGGACAGAAAACAATGTACTTATTCAGCCGTGCAAACACCTAGAGCACACAGGCTTCATTCTAAAGCTGTAAAAAAAGGGGAAACCATATCAGCCAGGTCTCCAATTATAAAGTACAGCAGGacacagtgaaaaaacacagcATCTTGTTTTCTTTATGAGCAACTGCGTCAATGGCTGTGAACCCTGTTACTGTATGAAACAGGGATAATTATAAATGTCGCCTTCACATCGCTGCAGCCCATTTGCTGCTGAAGCGCTGGTGTTGAGAGGTTTATGGGGCGAGATGCGAGAACGGAGAACTTTGCCCTGAAAGGGGGCAGGAGAGGAAAGCGGAGTATTTTGGCTAGCTCTCTCCCCAGAGCGGGATCATGGGATAGCATCGGGGCCGCCACTGGGAGCTGCGGCTGTGAGTGCTGACAGGCCTCTGCCCCATGTGGCTCCCTGGACAAACACTGCTTCTTATTGACAGTAACACACgggcacacacatgcaaacacgcaCTTACTGGCCAACTTTTACAAGCAGCAGATATACAGAGGTGTATGAATGGCGGTGCAGCTTTTCAACACGAAAAAGTTTAATCATTTGAGGCTCTCTCAACTTGATTCCATCCTGCATCTGTCAGACTTGGGCATTACATAATTATAATCATTATAGAATGAGACAGCGGCCGTTTATGGCTGCAGCCTTGAACTGAACGGAAAATGGCCAGACTCAATTTCCTTTGAATGACAGCAGGAACATTTGTGTCCTGCCCCTCAGCTAAACAGTGTCCAGACGGACAGAAGCTGATCTGTCCCGCCCCCACATGAAAAAACCTTTGCAGCCAAGAGGAAGGGACTGGAGCCTTACCTGATGGCTTCTCGTTTGAATGAACTGCAGACAGATTCCTGCAGCATTACGGAAAGGACGTGCGCTCTCCATGAAAAACACTAAGCCTCAAACAAGTCCAACTGCATCCCACAAATCTCTCCTCAGTCACACGCCAGATAAAAACACTTTGCCTTCTGTGGTTGAAATTGTGTGACTGTCTAGACTAATTTACCGCAAGAGGCTCCACAAGGCACCGGTTTGGCCATTAACAGGTGGGTCAGATATTTTACTGGGCGAGAGCCACGGAGGGCCTACTAAAACTTAAGTGCAAGTCTGTTCAGCATGTAAAAGAGGCTGTGGAACAGTTTGGACATGTGAATCCTCGGCTCGGTGCAGACTGCTGAAGCCCTGCGCTACTTGGGGGGAAAGGTGGAGTGGAGGCTGGGTGTTTATGCCGATGCTGGTCGCCACCTGTTAGAGATGAGCCAAGCATGCTATTATCTCCAGCACAGGAGAATCTGGCCCCGCAGGCCTAGGCCATAAAAAGACTAGTGCACTGTGGAGAATTTCTTCTCCTCCAAAGGCGGAATAGCAGAGCAAAGCCGGACTGTGAGAAAGCAGGGGAGAGCCAGGAGAGGAATCCAGGAATCTCTCAGGCGTCCCTAGCCCTCAGCTCTTCCAGGACAACCTTGGCCTCCTCAGTCTTAAAACTATATGGCCGCACAGACAAATACTATCATTAGGGTCATTCCACCCAGTTGTCCctcatttttagatttttccCGTCATTCTGCATGTAATAATGCTTACGTTATAGGTTTATGGGCTAATTATATCAGTCTCCTCTCTGGCTGACATTTCAGATAGTAATCCCACCTCACAATGAAGATCATGTGTTCAGTTCTCTGGATGTCTGACAAAATCTAGAGTAAcactctgtctgtcagtctcagGTGACTCAGGTGCTGTTTGGAGCCTCTtgtccacacacacaatattcAGAGACGTCTCCTCTGCTCTAGCTGTCAAAACCACTCGGGGGCCTCCAGGATGATTGGCAGGtaccctcttcctcctccagatgAGGGGAGGTCTGACACTTtatgagagggaggaaaagacaGCTACAAGAGTGTTGTTTGGGTTTATTTTCTCCACCGCCGTCTTTACTGTATGTTAACACTacactgctgttacatgacGTCCCTCCCCAAACATTTATTAGGCCACCTATGATGGCAGCATTCCACATTGTTGTAGCACTGTTGACTGTGAGATAATTTTTCTGTGATTGCTGACATGTATGCGTAAACTTACTTCCATATGAACTGTATGCTTGCACACGCTCATTCAGGTGTCTGTGCTTTATTTTCCAGGCTGTCCTGGGGCAAAGAAAACAGAGTTCCTGACAAGCGTTCTTGATGCGCTGTCGACAGACATGGTGCACGCTGTCACAGATCCAGCATCCGCCGGAAGGTATGACATTCAGAAGTGGATTTGCTCATCTTATGATTATTGAGGAGAGGATTCAGTCATTCGACAAAAAGGCATGAAAGTATTCTTTTGGGTGACGTGAAGTAGGGGTGACTATAAGCTGAACTGGTATCTGTCATTTAGGATGGCCGAGCCCGACCCCAGCCACACCCTGGAGGAAAGGGTGGTCCATTGGTATTTCAGTCAGCTGGACAAAAACTCCAGCGGGGACATAGGCAAGAAGGAGATCAAGCCTTTCAAACGCTTCCTGCGCAAGAAATCCAAGCCAAAGAAGTGCGTGAAGAAGTTTGTGGAGTACTGCGACATCAGCAACGACAAGGCGCTCTCCCTGCAGGAGCTGATGGGTTGCCTGGGGGTGACCAAAGAAGAGGGTGAGCTGAACAGCACAACCTGATGTCTGAATATCTTCCCCTTCACCAAATCAGCATTTTAATGGATGAAATATAGTAATCATGCAGCCAAATGATAAATTAGTGTTACGTGATTTTTAAAAGTTGCCGACATAGTCCCCTAGACTGCAGTTGATCAATAATAGCATAGTGAACATAACTAGGCACGATTTGGATTTGTCTCCATTAGAGCCCGAAATCTTTGGGGGAGTACATTAGGGAGTAAAAtcaatatacagtacacacaaaTGGTTTTGTATTGATCCCTGAAATGTGGTCAACAAACAGTTGTGACAAAATAATGTCCAAAATAATATCAGTATACTGCAAGAGTAAAATTCACTGGGaattttataataaaaaatcaTGCCAAGcaactttttctgcattataatctctaAAATAAGTTTTTTAACCTTGCAGAAAACATATATGCCACTATTGATAACTGCGATTGGCTAATAGTCGACTGATATGCTGGTCGGGCTCTAGTCCCAGTGCTGAAGCATCGCACATGGGGCTGCAGTAAGCCTTGAAAAAGTATCACCAAAAAACATTCTGCTTGAAAGCATGTA includes:
- the smoc2 gene encoding SPARC-related modular calcium-binding protein 2 isoform X6, with the translated sequence MRLCPLLLFLCLLCAGRAQKFSALTFLRVDQDKECNMECSGTPRKPLCASDGRTFTSRCEFLRAKCRDPQLEVIRGPCKDTSRCVAEKKYTEQQAKKLFPQVFVPVCNPDGTYSEVQCHSYTGYCWCVTPNGRPISGSAVANKKPRCQGSKQERATTREPGKSDETGLEVDPQPPADEEDIISQYPTLWTEQVRSRQNNRTRAPSSSCDQEQQSAQEEAKQHKNDAVFVPDCAQGGLYKPVQCHPSTGYCWCVLVDTGRPIPGTSTRYEQPKCDGNARAHPTKPKDHYRSRHLQGCPGAKKTEFLTSVLDALSTDMVHAVTDPASAGRMAEPDPSHTLEERVVHWYFSQLDKNSSGDIGKKEIKPFKRFLRKKSKPKKCVKKFVEYCDISNDKALSLQELMGCLGVTKEEGAKPGEVLSSSKLNPSKKQG